One part of the Paroedura picta isolate Pp20150507F chromosome 5, Ppicta_v3.0, whole genome shotgun sequence genome encodes these proteins:
- the CBLL1 gene encoding E3 ubiquitin-protein ligase Hakai isoform X2, producing the protein MNRGPSKAGEDEEFDYNEEQQYECKSSDVFGNQRRIPGHLFWDFKINLLGEKDDTPVHFCDKCGLPIKMYGRMIPCKHVFCYDCALLHEKKGDKMCPGCNESVQRIEQCIRGSLFMCSIVQGCKRTYLSQRDLQAHINHRHMRAGKPVARPPLEPVHTPVAPPPAEIPERFIMPSEKHHLSHIPPKQHIMMPPPPLQHVPHEHYNQPHEDIRASPAEMSMAPPPPRSVSQDTFRISTRKHSNLITVPIQDDSNSGTREPPPPAPAPALHHPEYQGQPVVSHPHHIMPPQQHYAPPPPPPPPISHPMQHPPQAAGTPHLVYSQAPPPPMTSAPPPITPPPGHIIAQLPPYMNHPPPGPPPPQHGGPPVNVNAPPPHHYNPNALPQFSEDQGTLSPPFTQPGGMSPGIWPAPRGPPPPPPRMQGPPSQAPLPGPHHPDQARYRPYYQ; encoded by the exons ATGAACAGGGGTCCATCAAAggctggtgaagatg aagaGTTTGATTATAATGAAGAACAACAGTATGAATGCAAAAGTAGTGATGTGTTTGGTAATCAAAGAAGAATTCCTGGACATCTCTTCTGGGACTTTAAG ATAAATTTACTTGGAGAAAAAGATGACACCCCTGTCCATTTCTGTGACAAATGTGGGTTGCCCATCAAGATGTATGGACGCATG atacCTTGCAAGCATGTTTTCTGCTATGACTGTGCTCTTTTGCATGAGAAGAAAGGTGACAAGATGTGCCCGGG CTGTAACGAGTCGGTACAGCGAATTGAGCAGTGCATCCGAGGGTCTCTCTTCATGTGTAGCATTGTTCAAGGCTGCAAGCGAACATACCTATCCCAGAGAGACTTGCAAGCCCACATCAACCACCGTCATATGAGAGCAGGCAAACCAGTTGCACGTCCTCCGTTGGAGCCTGTTCATACTCCTGTTGCTCCGCCTCCTGCTGAAATCCCTGAGCGGTTCATAATGCCTTCAGAGAAGCACCATCTGAGCCACATTCCACCAAAGCAGCACATCATGATGCCACCTCCACCGCTGCAGCATGTACCGCACGAGCATTATAACCAGCCGCACGAAGACATCCGGGCATCCCCAGCAGAGATGTctatggctcctcctccccctcgcTCAGTCAGTCAAGACACCTTTCGCATTTCAACAAGAAAGCACAGTAATCTCATCACTGTGCCCATACAGGATGATTCAAACTCTGGTACTCGAGAACCACCGCCACCTGCCCCGGCACCTGCTCTCCATCATCCTGAATACCAGGGTCAACCTGTGGTGTCCCACCCTCATCATATTATGCCGCCACAACAACATTAtgcaccaccccctcccccacccccaccaataaGCCATCCAATGCAACATCCCCCCCAAGCTGCAGGTACTCCACATCTGGTTTACAgccaagctccaccccctccaATGACCTCTGCCCCTCCACCAATAACTCCTCCCCCTGGACATATTATTGCCCAACTGCCACCATATATGAATCATCCTCCACCTGGACCACCACCACCTCAGCATGGTGGCCCACCTGTCAATGTCAACGCGCCCCCTCCCCATCATTACAACCCTAATGCTTTGCCACAGTTCAGTGAAGATCAAGGAACTCTCAGCCCACCTTTCACACAACCAGGGGGAATGAGTCCAGGCATTTGGCCTGCTCCGAGAGGgccgcctccaccaccaccaagaatGCAAGGCccaccttctcaggctccacttcCTGGACCACACCACCCTGATCAGGCCAGGTACAGGCCATATTATCAATGA
- the CBLL1 gene encoding E3 ubiquitin-protein ligase Hakai isoform X1 — translation MDHNDNDLQGTNSSGSLGGLDVRRRIPIKLISKQTTKAKPTPPRPARNMNRGPSKAGEDEEFDYNEEQQYECKSSDVFGNQRRIPGHLFWDFKINLLGEKDDTPVHFCDKCGLPIKMYGRMIPCKHVFCYDCALLHEKKGDKMCPGCNESVQRIEQCIRGSLFMCSIVQGCKRTYLSQRDLQAHINHRHMRAGKPVARPPLEPVHTPVAPPPAEIPERFIMPSEKHHLSHIPPKQHIMMPPPPLQHVPHEHYNQPHEDIRASPAEMSMAPPPPRSVSQDTFRISTRKHSNLITVPIQDDSNSGTREPPPPAPAPALHHPEYQGQPVVSHPHHIMPPQQHYAPPPPPPPPISHPMQHPPQAAGTPHLVYSQAPPPPMTSAPPPITPPPGHIIAQLPPYMNHPPPGPPPPQHGGPPVNVNAPPPHHYNPNALPQFSEDQGTLSPPFTQPGGMSPGIWPAPRGPPPPPPRMQGPPSQAPLPGPHHPDQARYRPYYQ, via the exons ATGGACCACAATG aCAATGATTTGCAAGGCACCAATAGTTCTGGCTCCTTGGGTGGTCTTGATGTTCGCCGACGCATTCCTataaagctcatctccaaacaGACCACCAAAGCTAAACCAACACCTCCTCGCCCTGCCAGGAACATGAACAGGGGTCCATCAAAggctggtgaagatg aagaGTTTGATTATAATGAAGAACAACAGTATGAATGCAAAAGTAGTGATGTGTTTGGTAATCAAAGAAGAATTCCTGGACATCTCTTCTGGGACTTTAAG ATAAATTTACTTGGAGAAAAAGATGACACCCCTGTCCATTTCTGTGACAAATGTGGGTTGCCCATCAAGATGTATGGACGCATG atacCTTGCAAGCATGTTTTCTGCTATGACTGTGCTCTTTTGCATGAGAAGAAAGGTGACAAGATGTGCCCGGG CTGTAACGAGTCGGTACAGCGAATTGAGCAGTGCATCCGAGGGTCTCTCTTCATGTGTAGCATTGTTCAAGGCTGCAAGCGAACATACCTATCCCAGAGAGACTTGCAAGCCCACATCAACCACCGTCATATGAGAGCAGGCAAACCAGTTGCACGTCCTCCGTTGGAGCCTGTTCATACTCCTGTTGCTCCGCCTCCTGCTGAAATCCCTGAGCGGTTCATAATGCCTTCAGAGAAGCACCATCTGAGCCACATTCCACCAAAGCAGCACATCATGATGCCACCTCCACCGCTGCAGCATGTACCGCACGAGCATTATAACCAGCCGCACGAAGACATCCGGGCATCCCCAGCAGAGATGTctatggctcctcctccccctcgcTCAGTCAGTCAAGACACCTTTCGCATTTCAACAAGAAAGCACAGTAATCTCATCACTGTGCCCATACAGGATGATTCAAACTCTGGTACTCGAGAACCACCGCCACCTGCCCCGGCACCTGCTCTCCATCATCCTGAATACCAGGGTCAACCTGTGGTGTCCCACCCTCATCATATTATGCCGCCACAACAACATTAtgcaccaccccctcccccacccccaccaataaGCCATCCAATGCAACATCCCCCCCAAGCTGCAGGTACTCCACATCTGGTTTACAgccaagctccaccccctccaATGACCTCTGCCCCTCCACCAATAACTCCTCCCCCTGGACATATTATTGCCCAACTGCCACCATATATGAATCATCCTCCACCTGGACCACCACCACCTCAGCATGGTGGCCCACCTGTCAATGTCAACGCGCCCCCTCCCCATCATTACAACCCTAATGCTTTGCCACAGTTCAGTGAAGATCAAGGAACTCTCAGCCCACCTTTCACACAACCAGGGGGAATGAGTCCAGGCATTTGGCCTGCTCCGAGAGGgccgcctccaccaccaccaagaatGCAAGGCccaccttctcaggctccacttcCTGGACCACACCACCCTGATCAGGCCAGGTACAGGCCATATTATCAATGA